The DNA segment CGTCCGTCGCCTCCTCGCCGGCGGCCTCCGCCGCCTGCTGACTCGATGACATACCCCTCCGTAGGGCGTTCCCGGGCGTAAGCGCCGCCACGAACATGTTCGCGTACCGGTTTCGGCTCGGCGACCTCGGCGGGCGTCCCGGCTCGCGGGAACGGCGGCCGAACATGTTGCCGCTAAACTGATAGGGCGAGCGGGGGCAATCCCCCGCCGATGGAGCTCACACGGAAGACTATCGCGAAGGTCATCGTCGCGGCGTTCCTGCCCAACCTGGTCGTGATGGGCGCCGGGGCGTGGTTCGCGTATCAGGAGGCGCCGCCCATTCCCGAGGAGGTGGTCGGCCCCGACGGCGACGCGGTCGCGACCGGCGAGTCGATCCGGGACGGGAAGGCGGCGTTCCAGCAGTACGGACTGATGAACCACGGGTCGATCCTCGGCAACGGCGCGTACTACGGCGAGGACTACACCGCCGACACGCTCGACCTGAAGGCCGCGCACATGCGCGAGTACTACGCGCGGGAGGAGTACGGGACCGGCTACGACTCGCTCGACGCCTCTGAGCGGGCGGGGATCGACCAGACGGTCCGCGACGACCTCGACAGCGCGCACGACGGCGGGGCGATCGAGTACTCCGCCGCGGAGGTGTACGCCCACGAGCGGGTGCGCGAGACGTACGTCGAGCGGTACCACGAGGGCGACCACGACCGGGGCGTCCCCGTCGGGATGATCGAGTCTCGCGAGGGGGCCGAGGAGTTCGCCGACTTCGCGCTGTGGACGGCGTGGTTCTCCCACACCGACCGGCCCGGATCCGACAACTCCTACACGAACGAGTGGCCATACTCGCCGCCCGCCGGCAACGACGCCACCGGCGCCGCGATGGTGTGGAGCGTGATCGCGATGGTGCTGCTCGTCGGCGCGGCCGGCGCCGCCATCCTGCTGTACAAGTCGGTGAAGCTCCCGGAGCCGTCGGCCGAGGGCATCTCGGTGCCGGAGCCGGGCGACGTGAGCGTCTTCCCGAGCCAGCGCGCGGCGCTCAGGTTCGTCCCCGTCGCCGCCGGATTGTTCCTCGCGCAGGTGTTGCTGGGCGGGTTGCTGGCGCATTTCTACATCGAACGCGCGGGCTTCTTCGGGATCGAGGAGCTGTTCGGCGTCCACATCCTCCAGCTGCTCCCCTTCGCCATCGCGAAGACGTGGCACATCGACCTCGGCATCCTCTGGATCGCGTCGACGTGGCTCGGCGCCGGGCTGTTCCTCCCGCCGCTCCTGACCGGCCACGAGCCGCGGAATCAGGCCCGGTACGTCAACGTCCTGCTGGGCGCGCTCGTGGTCGTGGTCGGCGGCGGGATGGCCGGCATCTGGCTCGGCGCCAACGGCTACCTCCCCGGCGAGCTCTGGTGGCTCCTCGGCAACGAGGGGTTGGAGTACCTCGAGGTCGGAAAGGTGTGGCAGGGCGGCCTGCTCGTGGGGTTCGTCCTCTGGGCCGTGCTCGCGGTCCGGGGACTCAAACCCCTGCTCGACCGCGAGCCGATATACGGGCTCGCGCACATGATCCTCTACGCGGGCGGCTCGATCACCCTGCTGTTCGTCGCCGGCTTCCTGTTCACGCCGTCGACGAACATCGCCGTCACGGAGTTCTGGCGGTGGTGGGTCGTCCACATGTGGGTCGAGGGCGCCTTCGAGTTCTTCATCGTCGCGATCATCGGGCTCACCTTGGTGTCGATGAACCTCCTCACCCGTCGCAGCGCCGAGAAGGCGGTGATGCTGCAGGCGCTGCTGGTGATGGGGACCGGCGTCATCGGCGTCTCCCACCACTACTGGTGGGTCGGGATGCCCGACTACTGGGTGCCGATCGGGAGCGTCTTCTCGACGCTGGAGCTGCTCCCGCTGATCTTCATCCTCTACGAGGCCATCGGTCAGTACCGGGCGATGACGGGCTCCGGCGGGTTCCCCTACACGCTCCCGTTCATGTTCATCGTCGCCAGCGGGGTGTGGAACTTCGTCGGCGCCGGGGTGCTCGGCTTCTTCATCAACCTCCCGCTCGTCAACTACTACGAGCACGGCACCTACCTCACCGTCGGTCACGCCCACGCGGCGATGTTCGGCGCCTTCGGGTTCCTCGCGCTCGGGATGGTCGCGTACATGCTCCAGCTGTCGATCGACCCCGACCGCTGGGACGGCTCGTGGCTCCGCGCCTCGTTCTGGCTCTGGAACGTCGGGCTCGCGCTGATGGTGTTCGTCTCAGTGCTCCCGGTCGGATTCCTCCAGCTCGACGTCGCGTTCACGGAGAGCTACGCCGCGGCTCGCAGCCTCGCGTTCTACGAGCGACCGCTCGTCCAGGCGCTGTTCTGGGCGCGGCTCCCGGGCGACACGCTGCTCATCCTCGGCACCGTCGTCTACGCCGCCGACGTGGTTCGGAAGCGCTTCGTGCTCCGGCGCTCCGAGGACGACCCGACCGTCGACGACATGGCCGTCGCGGAGGGGATCGTCGGCGGCGACGACGACTGAGCGGGCGACCGCTCACCGCAGTCGGTCGCTCACCGCAGTCGGTCGCTCACCGAAGCCGGTCGTTCACCGCGCGCCGGATGCGGTCAATGAAGCCGGAGTCATCGACGGACCGGGGCTCGATGAGCTCCCAGTCGGCCCGCTCGGCCGCCTCGCGGATCGGGCGGTACTCGAAGCCGACGTGCGTCGCGACGCGGCGGTCGGACGGGGAGGTCCCCACGAAGACGTGTCGGGGCGTGTCGGCCTCGTCGTAGACGTCGCCGAGCGTCCCCCACTTGTCCCAGTTGCGGAGCGCGTAGTCGTTCTCGACGCCGTGTTCGCGGACGAACCGCTCGACTGCGTCGGCGTCGTTGGCGACGATCCCGACGTACCGGCTCCACCGGCGGGCCTCCGCGAACGCCGCCGCGGGGTCGGCGAGCCGCCGCGCCGCGCCGAGCGAGAGGACGAGCGTCAGCTCGCCGCTCCGGGTCGCGGGGTCGTCGTCGACGTCGAGGCTCATGGACGCTCGTTTGCGGTTCGACCGCGACCGACTAAACCGTGTGGGGAGGCTTATGAGGGGCGCGGGCGTCGCTGGCGGTGACATGGAGTTCGAGGCCACCTTCGGCACGGACGCGCCGGTGATCGGCATGGTACACCTCCCGCCCCTCCCGGGCGCGCCGAAGGCGCCGGCGGACGGCGCCCGCGCGATGCGGGACGCGCTCGACCGCGCCGCGGCCGACGCCCGCGCCCTCGACCGCGGCGGCGTCGACGGGGTCATGATCGAGAACTTCGGCGACGCCCCCTTCTACCCCGACGACGCGCCGAAACACGTCGTCGCGGCGGTCACGCGCGCCGCGACCGCGGTCGCCGCCGAGACCGACCTCCCGATCGGGGTCAACGTCCTGCGGAACGACGCCGAGGCCGCGCTCTCCGTCGCGGCCGCGGTCGGCGCCGACTACGTCCGGGTGAACGTCCACACCGGCGCCCGCGTCACGGACCAGGGGATCGTGCAGGGGAAGGCCCACGAGACGCTCCGGCTCCGGGAGGCGCTCGGCGTCGACGTCGGGATATTCGCCGACACCGACGTGAAGCATTCCGCGCCGCTGTCGGCGGAGGGACACACCGCGGAGTCGTTCGCCGACACCGCCGAGCGCGGCCTCGCCGACGCCGTCGTCGCCTCCGGACGGGGGACCGGCGAGGAGACCGACCCGGAGGCGCTGGCGGCGGTCGTCGCCGAGCGCGACGCGCACGGGCTCGACACGCCGGTCCTCGTCGGGAGCGGAGCCACCGCCGAGACGGTCGCCGACGCCCTCTCGGTCGCCGACGGCGTCATCGTCGGCACGGCGCTCAAGGAGGGCGGCGAGACGACCGCTCCGGTCGACTCGGAGCGGGTCGCCGAACTCGTCTCGCGGGCGGACGAGGCGCGGTGAGTTCGAACCGGACTCGGGTCACGCCCGCGCCGCGAGGAACCGCTCGACCGCCTCGCGGGTCGGAAGCCCGCCCTGTGCGAACCGCTCGGTGCAGTTGATCGCGGCGACCGCGGCCGCGAAGCGGACGCCGTCAGCGAGCGCGACGGACCCCGCGGCCGCGGCACCGCCGCCGTCTCCCGCGACCCACCGATCGATCAGCCCGGCGACGAACGCGTCGCCGGCGCCCGTCGCGTCCACGACGTCGACGTCGAAGGCGTCGAACCGGCGAACGCCGCCGTCGGCGATCACCGTCATCCCGTCGCCGCCGTGCGTGAGGACGGCGCGGGGCCAGGCCGCCTCGGCGGTGTCATCGCGGGAATCGTCGACCGGCCCGGTCCGCGCCCGCTGCGCGGCCGCGATCCGCTCGACTGCGGCTGCCTCGCCCCCGAAGTAGGCCGCGGCTGCGACGTCGCCGGCGACGAACAGGTCGGCGGCGTACAGGAGTCGGTGAACGGTCTCCGGTTCGGTGCCGCGGCCGACGAGCTCCTCGACCGGACCAGAGAGGTCGAAGACGAGCGCGGGCGGGTCGGGGGTCGCCTCGACGAGTTCGAGAACGCCCCGCGAGACCGCGTCGGGCGTGTAGCCGGTGAGGAAGGCGACGTCGGCGGCGGCGATCGCCTCGCGGTCGGCGGCCGCGAGGCGGAGTTCGCGGAAGCTCTCGCCCGTCGTGACGATCGCGCGCTCACCGTCGGGCGCGCTGAGGACGAGGGAGCGGGTCGACGGGTCGTCGCCGACCGCCACGCGCGAGGCGTCCACGCCGGTCT comes from the Halorubrum depositum genome and includes:
- a CDS encoding nitric-oxide reductase large subunit, encoding MELTRKTIAKVIVAAFLPNLVVMGAGAWFAYQEAPPIPEEVVGPDGDAVATGESIRDGKAAFQQYGLMNHGSILGNGAYYGEDYTADTLDLKAAHMREYYAREEYGTGYDSLDASERAGIDQTVRDDLDSAHDGGAIEYSAAEVYAHERVRETYVERYHEGDHDRGVPVGMIESREGAEEFADFALWTAWFSHTDRPGSDNSYTNEWPYSPPAGNDATGAAMVWSVIAMVLLVGAAGAAILLYKSVKLPEPSAEGISVPEPGDVSVFPSQRAALRFVPVAAGLFLAQVLLGGLLAHFYIERAGFFGIEELFGVHILQLLPFAIAKTWHIDLGILWIASTWLGAGLFLPPLLTGHEPRNQARYVNVLLGALVVVVGGGMAGIWLGANGYLPGELWWLLGNEGLEYLEVGKVWQGGLLVGFVLWAVLAVRGLKPLLDREPIYGLAHMILYAGGSITLLFVAGFLFTPSTNIAVTEFWRWWVVHMWVEGAFEFFIVAIIGLTLVSMNLLTRRSAEKAVMLQALLVMGTGVIGVSHHYWWVGMPDYWVPIGSVFSTLELLPLIFILYEAIGQYRAMTGSGGFPYTLPFMFIVASGVWNFVGAGVLGFFINLPLVNYYEHGTYLTVGHAHAAMFGAFGFLALGMVAYMLQLSIDPDRWDGSWLRASFWLWNVGLALMVFVSVLPVGFLQLDVAFTESYAAARSLAFYERPLVQALFWARLPGDTLLILGTVVYAADVVRKRFVLRRSEDDPTVDDMAVAEGIVGGDDD
- a CDS encoding DUF7124 domain-containing protein — its product is MSLDVDDDPATRSGELTLVLSLGAARRLADPAAAFAEARRWSRYVGIVANDADAVERFVREHGVENDYALRNWDKWGTLGDVYDEADTPRHVFVGTSPSDRRVATHVGFEYRPIREAAERADWELIEPRSVDDSGFIDRIRRAVNDRLR
- a CDS encoding BtpA/SgcQ family protein; its protein translation is MEFEATFGTDAPVIGMVHLPPLPGAPKAPADGARAMRDALDRAAADARALDRGGVDGVMIENFGDAPFYPDDAPKHVVAAVTRAATAVAAETDLPIGVNVLRNDAEAALSVAAAVGADYVRVNVHTGARVTDQGIVQGKAHETLRLREALGVDVGIFADTDVKHSAPLSAEGHTAESFADTAERGLADAVVASGRGTGEETDPEALAAVVAERDAHGLDTPVLVGSGATAETVADALSVADGVIVGTALKEGGETTAPVDSERVAELVSRADEAR
- a CDS encoding carbohydrate kinase family protein; translated protein: MSETPSIVAVGAAAIDEWYAVSNLPEPDGGAYASEVTSAFGGVGANVAVALDRLGRDVGLVSRVGDDEYGRRAREYLAETGVDASRVAVGDDPSTRSLVLSAPDGERAIVTTGESFRELRLAAADREAIAAADVAFLTGYTPDAVSRGVLELVEATPDPPALVFDLSGPVEELVGRGTEPETVHRLLYAADLFVAGDVAAAAYFGGEAAAVERIAAAQRARTGPVDDSRDDTAEAAWPRAVLTHGGDGMTVIADGGVRRFDAFDVDVVDATGAGDAFVAGLIDRWVAGDGGGAAAAGSVALADGVRFAAAVAAINCTERFAQGGLPTREAVERFLAARA